The Paenibacillus sp. FSL R7-0204 genome includes a region encoding these proteins:
- a CDS encoding non-ribosomal peptide synthetase/type I polyketide synthase: MKVEKNNVQDIWPLRPLQQGMLFHYLQEESKSEYMEHLVLSLQGQVDNQLFNEAWLAVYRANDALRSVFKWEGLRSPVQIVLRNREPMPEIYDFTGGMIPDEIRAFLSTEDHKALKQTRSRKEWMQLTAEIIGKRNRAMRFDLTRETLRIVLCKFDGECGLFLTFHHILLDGWSLGIVLEEWLHAYRALAEDQEVSPSAKPGMKAYLAAVKGSRQPEREAVYWADCLRNYEIKQTVQPFYKPRRPGFKRVSLSIPETAAAGMRLFCQNNGMPVATLMNGAWGLLLQRFKHVDDIVFGSTLSGRGVSLTGIERIVGLLINTVPLRLSSRKRESVLEYFAGVQSAITARRPYEMAGLSEIRGYAGIHGTEELFDTLLVMENYPLDKVLLEQPMAGSAAEGLTGQAPLSISSFEMVEHTHYPLTLLIRESSGFEMDFIYDQESYDYFVVNQMSQCFVQLLHNLVTQPEAQISDIRIAEPDALKMNGLLSAAGPLKQFREQSIPQWFTTMARSHPQNIAIIHEQVKWTYAELDRRSDQVAAALIRLGAGPEQYIGIESRRSPETIMGLLAILKSGAAYVPLHPDYPEDRLRFMIEDSGMRLMLSDRDSRLSFMTSMNVGTLRYQDIIDTEDTDLLDSFPSSHDGGHRVACIVYTSGSTGRPKGVMIEHRGIVRLVKHTEFVNFSTSDVILPTCPFEFDVSNFEIWGALLNGASLYLMDQDKLLMPQVLKETLLQQKISLMWMTTPLFNQLASVEPSLFRSLRYLIIGGDTLSPTQINKVRQACPALTLVNGYGPSENSVLSTTFAIEREYETRIPIGRPVSNSTAYILDLNQQFLPVGAIGELCVGLEGVARGYLNNPELTKAKFIPDPLYPEYRMYRTGDLARWLPDGNIDFLGRADNQVKVRGYRLELQEIEHELSQLPGIEDCTIIVIQSVDREKELAAYFVAGNTLQPGQLRKAMLERLPSYAVPTRYMQLAALPLTINGKIDKKALRNLPFPSPVTGGTPVKSLASMEITVLEAWKEALGVEQIELDAPFFDIGGNSLLTIRISDTLRASTGIELSVTDLFRYPTVRELAAYMAAKQSEESPKNETDHTAAISQVEQEKMEDSSLITSDIAVIGLAGRFPGAADPMSFWSNLREGKESISFFSDEELSAAGVAETLLRDPRYVKAKGMLEDIEYFDAELFHYSPQEAELMDPQLRILHELAWAGLEDAGYDPMRYRNAIGLFVGATVHLNWVNRLFDSLEDDTERWRAANLNVHSLSMPVSYKLNLKGPSLTVETACSSSLVAVHLACNSLLRGESDLALAGGVSISVPKKSGYTYQDGMIKSPDGHCRAFDTDAKGTVSGDGAGLVVLKKLDQAVQDGDHIYAVIKGSAINNDGTRKAGFTAPSVQGQLDVVTAALEAAAVSAETISYIETHGTGTPLGDPIEIEALSGLFPASNGTETAIGSVKTNIGHLDAAAGIAGFIKTVLALHHKQLPPSLHYKQANPAIGFDKSSLYVNATLQDWLPPEGSPRRAGVSSFGIGGTNAHVVLEEAPLSIAADPGNRQNRSEGSPELFLLSAATEEALLQKTEDLLHYLSSAEGQAQQIADIAFTLNTGRQELNFRMAWIAADAAELAAGLRAFLNGTRNIARIREAVNVVFAFPGQGAQYTGMARHLYNTQPLFQREMDRCLELASPILTADLRSIWQQEPDPEGSSLLATALHAIDQTEVAQPLLFMVEYALARLLQHWGISQTAMLGHSLGEYTAACLAGVLTLEETIRLVIRRSSLMQQMELGEMISIGLGYEHVLPLLGERQALSVAATNSPELTVVSGPPASIRALSAELRQSGHEPFRLQVSHAFHSAMMEPMLGPYSKALQEIKWAAPAIPYISNVTGEFITAEQAVDPEYYVNHVRQTVRFSEGVATLAKQLEPVFLEVGPGRTLGQLIRRNPGTGSNSKILSILPKASEAQTSGIHLLQALSDLWMSGVSIQWERVFENRKGRRVSLPVYPFGKQYYWKYQQGKAEDIQPDSSNARNRPVYEWAYAPDWSEQEGSMEGKRPGCKGQTVLLFTERSLLADQYAVLLEEQGAQWIKVYPEGTFQRESAAEYTLDPGNPDHYAQLFEVLAEAGTQLPEQIIHLWSLGLEQAETLARAQVASGRSGENLACTEVLNRCLYSVLELVRAAAVAVQGKPLELILVTDQMERVHPNDIVDPLKAALLGIASVIPLEYPHIRVHTLDLDQESIAANPGILLTLPFEGSDSKVSPLPIRQALRSSHRYEHAFIQVPLPRISLRSGALRKGAVYLITGGIGGIGLALAEYLAGQYQAKLVLVSRKPHPVQDRLEQLCVSGAQVHVEYADVADRSSMEHAISTAVERFGPLDGVFHAAGVPDGSMIHIATREQTEEVLRPKIAGTTVLYDALAAMHQPPAFLLLFSSISGTFGAFGQSGYAAANAFMDGFARAHAGDSSGMRVVSVDWDAWKETGMAVEAVNRYNGSGTDKAEHPASKKGQAELPLRIFHPLLTSKRVSASETQTVYISRLSAEHQWVLDGHRMLGSSILPGTGYVEILRASFEELTGDIGLNIVELFFVQPLVVEEKCELRTVWSNNSSGWEFSMSSIGAAGEWIQHAKGCAERLDEQNDRTLSGAELNKLQNGLLAAAVPVEAERSSEGTGVRMQYGPHWNNIRRFVRNENEAFAELSLPEDLARDSADYGVHPALMDRATSLLGGQSEDSHAYLPFAYKNLQILRPFSANLYTIVQEGEQREEARTYTCRITDLEGSVLMEIEEYVMRKVRNQSLSDQLPLERNGTLPAVGNYRLGLTVPGELNSLHILSEYRLPPEPDEVEIRVAANGLNFKEVLYALGVLKLPEPYGFSFGLECAGTITRVGAGVTDWLPGDEVMAIAGASLGKYARVPASSVARKPSRISFTEAATLPIAFMTAYYALIIRGQLSLGEKVLIHTATGGVGLAAVQIAKWVGAEIYATAGTEEKRDYLRSLGISHVYSSRDLAFADQIRESAGTVDVILNALTGEAVEQGLSLLAPHGRFLEMGVKDIMENSTLGMRVFEKGISVSAISMDSGLPGYTRLLRELARHVEEGTFTPLPVIPYRFADTEEAFRYMASAKHIGKIVITQEDASAPKPEMVQLQGGMTNAEGMEVLEHILSKVMSAEWSPVQWLLSTTDLNTRYSLLEANKPDGIRPATKHLSAGRKRKRMANSTEYAPPLTQTQKKLAELFMDYLELEAIGLHDNFFEAGASSLDLIQINAQLNALSVKDTSIIKMYSYPTIHLLDAYLFADKEDATDKSEVLKDSEDRKRKASRLKTLESIKGRR, from the coding sequence ATGAAGGTTGAGAAAAACAACGTCCAGGATATTTGGCCGCTGCGTCCGCTGCAGCAAGGGATGCTCTTTCATTATTTGCAGGAGGAATCCAAAAGTGAATACATGGAGCACCTTGTCCTGAGTCTACAGGGGCAAGTAGATAACCAGCTGTTCAATGAAGCCTGGCTCGCTGTCTACCGTGCGAATGACGCATTGCGGTCCGTGTTCAAATGGGAGGGGCTCCGGTCACCTGTGCAGATTGTGCTTCGGAACCGTGAACCGATGCCGGAAATCTATGATTTCACGGGCGGAATGATACCTGATGAAATCAGAGCATTCCTTTCCACTGAGGACCATAAGGCTCTGAAGCAGACGAGGAGCAGGAAAGAATGGATGCAGCTAACTGCAGAAATCATAGGTAAACGGAACCGGGCCATGCGCTTTGATTTGACCCGGGAAACCCTACGAATCGTATTATGTAAGTTCGACGGGGAGTGCGGATTGTTCCTGACGTTCCATCATATTCTGCTGGATGGCTGGAGTCTGGGCATTGTGCTGGAAGAATGGCTTCATGCCTACCGGGCACTAGCTGAAGATCAGGAAGTGTCCCCTTCGGCAAAGCCGGGAATGAAGGCTTATCTGGCGGCTGTCAAAGGCTCACGCCAACCGGAACGTGAAGCGGTATATTGGGCTGATTGCCTGCGGAATTATGAAATCAAACAAACGGTACAACCGTTCTACAAACCCCGGCGCCCGGGATTCAAACGGGTATCCCTGAGCATACCGGAAACGGCAGCGGCGGGAATGCGGTTATTCTGCCAAAACAATGGCATGCCGGTAGCCACCTTGATGAATGGTGCGTGGGGCCTTTTGCTTCAGCGGTTCAAACATGTCGACGATATTGTTTTTGGCTCGACGTTATCCGGCAGGGGCGTTAGTCTTACCGGCATCGAGCGTATAGTCGGGCTGTTGATCAATACGGTGCCGTTGCGTCTTTCCAGCCGCAAGAGAGAAAGTGTTCTGGAGTATTTCGCGGGTGTTCAATCCGCAATTACAGCCAGGCGTCCCTATGAAATGGCCGGTCTGTCCGAGATCAGGGGATACGCCGGTATTCATGGTACCGAAGAGTTATTTGATACCTTGCTGGTCATGGAGAACTATCCGCTGGATAAGGTGCTCCTGGAGCAGCCAATGGCAGGTTCCGCAGCGGAAGGCCTAACCGGACAAGCTCCCTTGTCGATCAGCTCCTTTGAAATGGTGGAGCACACTCATTATCCGCTTACCCTGCTCATTCGGGAGAGCAGTGGTTTCGAAATGGACTTCATTTATGATCAGGAAAGCTATGACTATTTTGTGGTAAATCAGATGTCACAGTGCTTTGTTCAACTGCTGCACAATCTGGTCACGCAGCCGGAGGCGCAGATATCTGACATTAGAATCGCTGAACCTGATGCTCTAAAAATGAACGGGCTGCTGTCCGCCGCCGGACCCCTGAAGCAGTTCCGTGAACAATCGATTCCGCAGTGGTTCACCACGATGGCACGGAGCCATCCCCAGAACATTGCCATCATTCATGAGCAAGTCAAGTGGACCTATGCTGAGCTTGATCGGAGGTCAGACCAGGTAGCCGCTGCACTGATTCGTCTTGGAGCCGGGCCGGAGCAATACATTGGAATCGAGTCTCGGCGGAGCCCGGAGACGATCATGGGACTGCTTGCAATTCTGAAATCCGGCGCGGCTTATGTGCCTCTGCACCCGGATTATCCCGAAGATCGGCTTAGATTCATGATCGAAGATTCAGGGATGCGGCTTATGCTGTCTGACAGGGACAGCCGGCTTTCTTTTATGACATCGATGAATGTAGGCACCCTGCGTTACCAAGATATCATTGATACAGAAGATACGGATCTGCTGGACAGCTTCCCTTCTTCGCATGATGGCGGACACCGTGTAGCCTGTATTGTGTATACTTCCGGATCTACCGGAAGGCCCAAAGGTGTGATGATCGAGCATAGAGGGATCGTGCGGCTGGTGAAGCATACAGAGTTTGTTAATTTCAGCACCAGTGATGTGATTTTGCCGACATGTCCGTTTGAATTCGATGTCTCCAACTTCGAGATCTGGGGGGCACTGCTGAACGGAGCGTCACTGTACCTGATGGATCAGGACAAGCTGCTGATGCCTCAGGTATTAAAAGAAACACTGCTCCAGCAGAAAATAAGCCTGATGTGGATGACTACACCGCTGTTCAATCAATTAGCCAGTGTGGAGCCTTCGCTGTTCCGTTCCCTGCGTTATCTGATTATTGGCGGGGATACGTTGTCGCCAACACAGATTAACAAGGTGAGACAGGCCTGCCCGGCTTTGACACTTGTCAATGGCTATGGTCCTTCCGAGAATTCGGTGCTGTCCACTACATTTGCGATTGAACGGGAATATGAGACCAGAATTCCAATCGGCAGACCTGTCTCGAACTCTACTGCATATATTCTGGACCTTAATCAACAGTTTTTGCCTGTGGGAGCGATTGGTGAACTATGCGTCGGGCTGGAAGGCGTAGCAAGAGGATATCTGAACAACCCTGAGCTAACCAAAGCCAAGTTCATTCCCGATCCGTTATATCCAGAGTACAGGATGTACAGGACAGGGGATTTAGCCCGCTGGCTGCCCGATGGTAATATTGATTTTCTCGGGAGAGCTGACAATCAGGTGAAGGTTCGGGGATACCGGCTTGAGCTGCAGGAAATCGAACATGAATTAAGCCAGTTGCCCGGAATCGAAGACTGTACGATTATTGTGATTCAGTCCGTGGACCGGGAGAAGGAGCTAGCTGCCTATTTCGTAGCGGGGAACACACTGCAACCAGGTCAGCTAAGAAAAGCTATGCTGGAACGGCTGCCCTCCTATGCAGTGCCTACGCGTTACATGCAGCTTGCTGCACTGCCGCTGACAATCAACGGAAAAATTGACAAGAAGGCGCTGCGCAACCTGCCGTTCCCCTCCCCAGTCACCGGAGGTACACCTGTTAAATCACTGGCCTCAATGGAAATCACGGTGCTGGAAGCTTGGAAGGAAGCATTAGGGGTGGAACAGATTGAACTGGATGCCCCCTTTTTTGATATCGGCGGCAATTCGCTCTTGACGATCCGTATCAGCGATACCCTGCGTGCTTCCACCGGTATTGAACTGTCGGTAACCGATTTATTCCGATATCCTACGGTTAGAGAGCTCGCCGCGTACATGGCAGCGAAGCAATCAGAAGAGAGTCCGAAGAACGAAACCGATCATACGGCGGCTATTTCCCAAGTAGAGCAAGAGAAGATGGAAGATTCCTCTTTAATAACCAGTGATATTGCTGTCATTGGACTTGCCGGAAGGTTCCCAGGCGCTGCCGATCCGATGAGTTTTTGGAGCAATCTTCGGGAGGGGAAGGAGAGCATCTCATTCTTTTCTGATGAAGAATTAAGCGCTGCCGGAGTTGCCGAGACGCTGCTGCGTGATCCCAGGTATGTGAAAGCGAAGGGGATGCTTGAGGATATTGAATACTTCGATGCGGAGTTATTCCATTATAGTCCGCAAGAGGCTGAACTGATGGACCCGCAGCTTCGCATTTTGCATGAGCTCGCTTGGGCGGGCCTGGAGGATGCCGGATACGATCCCATGCGGTACCGGAATGCCATAGGCTTATTCGTAGGCGCAACGGTCCATTTGAACTGGGTGAACCGGCTGTTCGATTCCCTGGAGGATGATACAGAGCGCTGGCGGGCGGCCAATCTAAATGTACATTCCCTGAGCATGCCCGTCTCTTATAAGCTCAATCTGAAAGGGCCGTCGTTAACCGTTGAAACTGCATGTTCTTCGTCACTGGTTGCGGTACATCTAGCCTGTAATTCCCTGCTAAGAGGAGAATCGGATCTGGCGCTTGCAGGTGGGGTGTCGATCTCAGTACCCAAGAAATCGGGCTACACCTACCAGGATGGCATGATTAAATCACCCGATGGGCACTGCAGAGCCTTCGATACAGATGCCAAAGGCACAGTGAGCGGCGATGGTGCGGGTCTTGTGGTGTTAAAAAAGCTGGATCAGGCCGTTCAGGATGGCGATCACATCTACGCTGTTATTAAAGGATCTGCGATTAACAACGATGGAACGCGCAAGGCTGGATTCACAGCACCTAGCGTTCAGGGACAACTAGATGTTGTGACGGCTGCCCTGGAAGCCGCAGCTGTCTCAGCGGAAACCATTAGTTACATTGAGACACATGGTACAGGAACTCCACTGGGTGATCCCATTGAGATCGAAGCCTTGTCCGGGTTGTTCCCCGCCTCCAATGGAACCGAAACAGCCATCGGGTCTGTCAAAACCAATATCGGACATCTCGATGCTGCTGCGGGCATTGCCGGATTCATCAAAACCGTGCTGGCACTGCATCACAAGCAGTTGCCTCCCAGCTTGCATTATAAGCAGGCCAATCCAGCTATCGGCTTCGACAAAAGTTCACTGTATGTCAATGCCACACTTCAGGATTGGCTGCCGCCGGAAGGTTCGCCTCGCCGTGCCGGCGTAAGCTCATTTGGAATCGGCGGAACCAATGCGCATGTCGTCCTGGAAGAGGCCCCGCTTTCCATCGCGGCAGATCCTGGGAACAGACAGAACCGGAGTGAGGGCTCACCCGAATTGTTCTTATTATCCGCTGCGACAGAAGAAGCCTTGCTGCAAAAAACAGAAGACTTGCTCCATTATCTCAGTTCAGCAGAAGGTCAAGCGCAACAGATTGCGGATATCGCCTTTACGCTGAATACAGGCCGGCAAGAATTGAACTTCCGGATGGCATGGATTGCCGCAGATGCTGCTGAGCTTGCTGCCGGCTTGCGAGCTTTCCTGAATGGAACACGCAACATTGCCCGTATCCGGGAGGCCGTGAATGTGGTATTCGCATTCCCGGGCCAAGGAGCCCAATACACAGGAATGGCACGTCACCTGTATAATACGCAGCCGCTATTCCAGCGTGAAATGGATCGCTGTCTGGAGCTGGCCTCACCCATCCTGACGGCCGATTTGCGGTCCATCTGGCAGCAGGAGCCTGACCCGGAAGGGTCATCACTGCTGGCAACGGCTTTACACGCTATCGATCAGACCGAAGTTGCCCAGCCGCTGCTGTTCATGGTGGAGTATGCGCTGGCCCGGCTTTTGCAGCATTGGGGCATCTCGCAGACGGCTATGCTCGGGCATAGCTTGGGTGAATACACAGCTGCCTGCCTCGCAGGCGTGTTGACACTGGAGGAGACCATCCGGCTGGTGATCCGCCGTTCCTCGTTAATGCAGCAGATGGAGCTCGGCGAGATGATTAGCATTGGCCTTGGGTACGAGCATGTGCTCCCACTGCTGGGCGAACGACAAGCTCTGTCCGTGGCTGCGACCAACAGCCCGGAACTCACAGTGGTCTCGGGACCGCCCGCATCGATACGTGCCCTGTCAGCCGAGCTGCGGCAAAGCGGTCATGAGCCCTTCCGTCTGCAGGTATCGCATGCCTTTCATTCCGCGATGATGGAGCCGATGCTCGGACCCTACAGCAAAGCGCTCCAAGAAATTAAATGGGCGGCTCCGGCAATTCCGTATATCTCCAATGTTACGGGTGAGTTTATCACAGCCGAACAAGCGGTGGACCCTGAATATTATGTGAATCATGTCCGGCAAACCGTCAGGTTCTCGGAAGGCGTGGCAACGCTGGCGAAACAGCTTGAACCCGTATTTCTGGAAGTCGGCCCCGGGCGGACGCTGGGTCAACTGATCCGCCGTAATCCGGGTACCGGCAGCAATAGTAAGATTCTTAGCATATTACCCAAAGCCTCCGAGGCACAGACATCAGGTATCCATCTGCTTCAGGCCTTGAGCGACCTATGGATGAGCGGAGTGTCCATCCAATGGGAGAGGGTATTTGAGAACCGCAAAGGACGGCGGGTTTCCCTGCCGGTATACCCGTTCGGGAAGCAATATTACTGGAAATATCAGCAGGGTAAGGCAGAGGATATCCAGCCGGACAGCTCGAATGCCCGCAACCGTCCCGTTTATGAATGGGCTTATGCCCCAGACTGGAGTGAGCAAGAGGGCAGTATGGAAGGAAAGCGTCCTGGCTGCAAGGGACAGACGGTGCTGTTGTTCACTGAGCGGAGCCTTCTCGCTGACCAGTATGCAGTGTTGCTGGAGGAACAAGGGGCTCAGTGGATCAAGGTCTACCCCGAAGGGACCTTTCAGAGGGAATCTGCTGCGGAGTACACCCTTGATCCCGGCAACCCGGACCATTATGCTCAATTATTTGAAGTGCTTGCCGAAGCCGGCACACAGCTGCCTGAACAGATCATTCACTTGTGGAGTCTCGGGTTGGAACAAGCTGAGACTTTAGCTCGTGCCCAAGTAGCGTCTGGACGAAGTGGGGAGAATCTTGCCTGCACTGAGGTGCTTAACCGCTGCCTGTACAGTGTACTGGAGCTGGTGCGTGCTGCAGCTGTAGCCGTGCAAGGGAAGCCGCTGGAGCTAATACTGGTCACAGATCAAATGGAACGGGTCCATCCGAACGACATCGTAGATCCGTTGAAAGCTGCCCTGCTTGGGATAGCCAGCGTTATCCCGCTGGAGTATCCGCATATCCGGGTGCATACACTGGATCTCGATCAGGAGTCCATCGCCGCGAATCCAGGAATTCTGCTGACCCTGCCTTTCGAGGGTTCGGATAGTAAGGTTAGCCCGTTGCCCATCCGGCAAGCACTGCGGTCCTCACACCGGTATGAACATGCTTTCATTCAGGTACCCCTTCCCCGGATAAGCCTTCGGTCCGGCGCTTTGCGCAAGGGAGCGGTGTACCTGATCACTGGCGGCATTGGCGGAATCGGCCTTGCGCTCGCCGAGTATCTGGCTGGTCAATATCAGGCCAAGCTTGTGCTGGTTAGCCGCAAGCCGCATCCGGTGCAGGATCGGCTGGAACAGCTATGTGTGAGCGGAGCGCAGGTGCATGTCGAATATGCCGATGTCGCTGACCGGTCTTCGATGGAACATGCCATTAGCACAGCGGTGGAGCGCTTCGGCCCGTTGGACGGGGTATTCCATGCAGCAGGAGTGCCGGATGGAAGCATGATCCACATCGCAACAAGAGAACAGACCGAAGAGGTGCTGCGGCCCAAAATCGCAGGGACGACAGTCTTATATGATGCGCTTGCAGCAATGCACCAGCCACCGGCATTTCTCCTGCTCTTCTCCTCGATTAGCGGAACATTCGGTGCTTTCGGGCAGAGCGGGTACGCAGCGGCCAATGCCTTCATGGACGGATTCGCCCGTGCACATGCCGGGGATTCGTCTGGAATGCGGGTAGTCAGCGTGGATTGGGATGCTTGGAAGGAGACGGGGATGGCAGTTGAAGCTGTGAACCGGTATAACGGCTCCGGCACAGATAAGGCGGAGCACCCGGCTAGCAAAAAAGGGCAAGCGGAGCTCCCGCTGCGCATCTTCCACCCGCTGCTAACCTCCAAAAGGGTGTCGGCAAGCGAGACGCAGACGGTCTATATATCCAGATTGTCGGCAGAGCATCAATGGGTACTGGACGGCCACCGGATGCTCGGTTCCTCCATTTTACCGGGAACAGGTTATGTAGAGATTCTGAGGGCATCGTTTGAAGAGTTAACCGGAGATATCGGTCTGAACATTGTTGAACTGTTTTTTGTACAACCGCTTGTGGTCGAAGAGAAGTGTGAGCTAAGAACCGTTTGGTCCAATAACAGTAGCGGCTGGGAATTCTCCATGTCCTCCATAGGAGCAGCAGGGGAATGGATACAACATGCCAAAGGCTGTGCGGAACGCCTGGATGAGCAGAATGATCGGACCCTCAGCGGCGCAGAGCTCAATAAGCTCCAGAATGGTCTACTGGCCGCAGCGGTTCCTGTAGAAGCAGAACGATCCAGCGAGGGCACGGGGGTACGCATGCAATATGGCCCGCACTGGAACAACATACGCCGGTTCGTCCGCAACGAGAACGAAGCGTTTGCCGAATTGTCACTGCCAGAGGATCTGGCAAGAGACTCGGCTGATTACGGAGTTCATCCAGCTCTGATGGACCGGGCAACGAGCCTGCTGGGCGGACAATCGGAGGACAGCCATGCGTATCTGCCTTTTGCCTATAAGAACCTCCAGATTCTCCGGCCGTTCTCTGCTAATCTCTACACCATTGTGCAAGAAGGGGAACAAAGGGAGGAAGCCCGGACGTATACCTGCCGCATTACCGATCTGGAAGGCAGTGTACTCATGGAGATTGAAGAATATGTCATGCGCAAAGTCCGCAACCAGTCACTGTCAGACCAATTGCCGCTGGAACGCAATGGAACGTTGCCTGCGGTCGGTAATTACCGGCTGGGATTAACTGTGCCGGGTGAACTGAACAGCCTCCATATCCTGTCTGAATATCGGCTGCCTCCAGAACCGGATGAGGTAGAGATTAGAGTGGCAGCTAACGGCCTGAACTTTAAGGAAGTGTTGTATGCACTCGGTGTGCTCAAGCTGCCGGAACCCTATGGTTTCAGCTTCGGCCTGGAATGTGCGGGAACGATAACCAGGGTGGGGGCAGGCGTAACTGATTGGCTGCCCGGAGATGAAGTGATGGCGATAGCCGGAGCAAGCTTGGGAAAATACGCACGGGTGCCGGCAAGCTCGGTGGCACGCAAGCCTTCCCGGATATCGTTTACTGAAGCGGCAACCCTGCCGATTGCCTTTATGACCGCTTACTACGCGCTAATCATCCGTGGACAGCTCTCCTTGGGCGAGAAAGTGCTAATTCATACGGCAACTGGCGGCGTGGGTCTGGCAGCCGTGCAAATCGCCAAGTGGGTTGGAGCGGAGATTTATGCAACGGCCGGTACCGAAGAGAAACGGGACTACCTGCGTTCACTAGGTATCTCGCATGTGTACTCCTCGCGGGATCTTGCTTTTGCCGACCAGATCCGTGAGTCTGCCGGAACGGTAGACGTCATTCTGAATGCCCTTACGGGTGAGGCTGTCGAGCAAGGGCTCTCCTTATTGGCCCCGCACGGCAGATTTCTGGAAATGGGCGTAAAGGACATTATGGAGAACAGCACGCTGGGAATGCGAGTTTTTGAGAAAGGAATTTCTGTGTCAGCCATCAGCATGGACAGCGGCCTTCCCGGATATACGAGGCTCTTGCGCGAGCTTGCCCGGCATGTGGAGGAAGGCACGTTCACACCGCTGCCTGTGATCCCTTACCGGTTCGCAGATACGGAAGAGGCTTTCCGCTATATGGCATCGGCCAAGCATATCGGCAAAATCGTCATTACCCAGGAAGATGCCTCAGCTCCAAAGCCGGAAATGGTGCAGCTTCAGGGTGGAATGACCAATGCTGAAGGAATGGAAGTGCTTGAGCATATTTTATCCAAAGTCATGAGTGCAGAGTGGTCTCCTGTTCAGTGGCTGTTGTCAACGACCGATCTGAACACCCGGTATTCCTTACTTGAAGCCAACAAGCCGGATGGGATAAGACCTGCTACTAAGCATCTCTCTGCGGGTCGCAAGCGCAAACGGATGGCTAACAGCACTGAATATGCACCTCCGCTTACACAGACACAGAAGAAGCTGGCAGAACTGTTCATGGACTATCTGGAGCTGGAGGCGATTGGTCTGCATGACAATTTTTTCGAAGCGGGAGCAAGCTCCCTTGATCTGATTCAGATTAATGCCCAACTCAATGCTTTATCTGTCAAAGATACGTCGATTATCAAAATGTACTCCTACCCGACGATTCATCTGCTGGATGCCTATTTATTCGCGGACAAGGAAGACGCGACAGACAAGAGCGAGGTTCTCAAAGATTCCGAAGACCGCAAAAGAAAAGCAAGCCGCTTGAAAACACTGGAGTCCATCAAAGGAAGAAGGTGA
- a CDS encoding thioesterase II family protein gives MTIKLFTIPYSGSSAAIYLKWRTLLPANIEVVPLEFPGRGKRFGSKLCDSMESLIDDLVQHLGSQLQGSPYALYGHSLGGLAAYELSVRLMESGQALPVHVFLSGCNPPHLRYGEEQLHKLPDELFLQEILKLGGTAQELVNHSELMRVFLPIIKADYRIYELYAGNGRHVRLPVDCTVMVGTDDPLMPAENGIEWEQYISGSMEIQNLPGGHFFIHDCQNDVIAAIQDALAVHK, from the coding sequence ATGACTATCAAGCTTTTTACAATTCCTTATTCCGGCAGCTCCGCAGCCATCTACCTGAAATGGAGGACCCTGTTGCCGGCAAATATCGAAGTGGTCCCCCTTGAATTTCCAGGCAGAGGCAAGCGGTTCGGGTCCAAGCTATGCGACAGTATGGAGTCATTGATTGACGATCTTGTACAGCATCTGGGCAGCCAGCTTCAGGGGAGTCCATATGCGCTGTACGGACACAGCCTGGGAGGGCTTGCGGCTTATGAACTGAGTGTGCGGCTCATGGAAAGCGGACAGGCGCTTCCGGTACATGTGTTCTTATCCGGCTGTAATCCACCGCATCTGCGTTATGGAGAGGAGCAACTGCATAAGCTGCCGGATGAGCTATTCCTTCAAGAAATTCTCAAGCTGGGCGGTACTGCTCAGGAACTGGTTAATCATTCTGAGCTAATGAGAGTTTTCCTGCCGATCATCAAAGCAGACTATAGAATCTACGAGTTGTATGCCGGCAACGGCCGGCACGTGAGGCTTCCGGTCGATTGTACGGTCATGGTCGGCACCGATGATCCCTTGATGCCTGCAGAGAACGGGATAGAGTGGGAGCAGTATATCAGCGGGAGCATGGAGATTCAAAATCTGCCCGGCGGGCACTTTTTCATTCATGACTGTCAGAATGATGTGATCGCCGCCATTCAGGATGCACTTGCCGTTCATAAGTGA